Proteins found in one Bacillus subtilis subsp. subtilis str. 168 genomic segment:
- the spmG gene encoding putative CDP-sugar-dehydratase/epimerase (Evidence 3: Putative function from multiple computational evidences; Product type e: enzyme), which produces MSFWKNKNVFVTGCTGLLGSYLVKELIEQGANVTGLVRDHVPQSNLYQGEHIKKMNIVRGSLEDLAVIERALGEYEIDTVFHLAAQAIVGVANRNPISTFEANILGTWNILEACRKHPLIKRVIVASSDKAYGDQENLPYDENMPLQGKHPYDVSKSCADLISHTYFHTYGLPVCITRCGNLYGGGDLNFNRIIPQTIQLVLNGEAPEIRSDGTFVRDYFYIEDAVQAYLLLAEKMEENNLAGEAFNFSNEIQLTVLELVEKILKKMNSNLKPKVLNQGSNEIKHQYLSAEKARKLLNWTPAYTIDEGLEKTIEWYTEFFKK; this is translated from the coding sequence TTGAGTTTCTGGAAAAATAAAAACGTATTTGTCACGGGATGCACAGGTCTTTTAGGAAGCTATTTGGTGAAAGAGCTGATCGAACAGGGCGCAAACGTTACGGGGCTAGTCAGGGATCATGTGCCTCAATCCAATCTTTATCAGGGAGAACATATCAAGAAAATGAACATCGTGCGGGGCTCTCTTGAGGACTTGGCTGTGATTGAACGCGCGCTTGGCGAGTATGAGATCGACACAGTCTTTCATCTTGCTGCACAAGCGATTGTCGGCGTGGCAAACCGCAACCCGATTTCTACCTTTGAAGCGAATATCCTCGGCACCTGGAATATTCTCGAAGCCTGCCGCAAGCATCCGTTAATTAAGCGGGTCATTGTCGCTTCAAGTGATAAAGCTTACGGCGATCAAGAAAACCTTCCATACGATGAAAACATGCCGCTGCAAGGCAAGCACCCGTACGACGTCTCAAAAAGCTGCGCAGATCTGATCAGCCACACCTATTTTCACACGTACGGGCTTCCGGTCTGCATTACGCGCTGCGGAAACTTATACGGCGGCGGAGATTTGAACTTCAACCGCATCATTCCTCAGACGATTCAGCTTGTGCTGAACGGGGAAGCGCCGGAAATCCGAAGCGACGGCACATTTGTACGGGACTACTTCTATATTGAAGACGCCGTTCAGGCTTATCTGCTTCTTGCAGAAAAAATGGAAGAAAACAATCTTGCCGGAGAGGCCTTTAACTTCAGCAATGAGATCCAGCTGACCGTACTTGAACTGGTAGAGAAAATATTAAAGAAAATGAACAGTAATCTGAAACCTAAGGTGCTGAATCAGGGAAGCAATGAAATCAAACATCAATATTTATCCGCGGAAAAAGCAAGAAAGCTGCTGAATTGGACACCGGCCTACACTATTGATGAGGGACTTGAAAAAACGATTGAGTGGTATACGGAATTCTTCAAAAAGTAA
- the yfnF gene encoding putative glycosyltransferase (Evidence 3: Putative function from multiple computational evidences; Product type e: enzyme) → MTSAYCTVLSKGRLYQAVALFKSLEQVDQDSPIFILCMDEDTHRVLQKLKMKQLNLVPVAALENELLLKLKETRDQSEYCWTMKPIFLQAVLNSNPELERVTYIDGDLFFYADPSPIFENQPDCSVLLSRGDIVIPSFEKEQIDMLQRLLGRYNSGFISFKHDDAGTDCLEWWKERCLEECKNAPGEGKFGDQGYLDYMSELFPNVCDITTPGVNIGHWNYGQHTFSWKDGRIVLEDGSPLIFYHFSGYRIVSINEIKQIHETTRTDLPFVHELYQETLPHIIQHMQTLDPEFNGFASKDDNK, encoded by the coding sequence GTGACCAGCGCGTATTGCACCGTTTTATCAAAAGGAAGATTATATCAGGCAGTCGCTTTGTTTAAGTCGTTAGAGCAAGTTGATCAAGACAGTCCCATTTTTATACTTTGCATGGATGAAGATACGCACCGCGTGTTACAGAAGCTGAAGATGAAGCAGCTGAACCTTGTGCCGGTGGCCGCTCTTGAAAATGAATTGCTGCTGAAGCTGAAGGAAACTAGAGATCAAAGTGAGTATTGCTGGACGATGAAGCCGATCTTTCTGCAAGCTGTGCTGAACAGCAATCCTGAGCTGGAGCGTGTGACGTATATTGACGGGGATCTCTTTTTCTATGCAGATCCATCGCCGATTTTTGAAAACCAGCCGGACTGCTCGGTGTTGCTTTCACGAGGGGATATTGTAATCCCTTCTTTTGAGAAAGAGCAGATTGACATGCTGCAGCGTCTTTTAGGCAGATATAATTCCGGGTTTATCAGCTTCAAGCATGATGATGCAGGCACGGATTGCTTGGAGTGGTGGAAGGAACGCTGTCTTGAGGAATGCAAAAATGCACCGGGTGAAGGGAAATTCGGTGATCAGGGCTATTTGGATTATATGTCTGAGCTGTTTCCGAATGTGTGTGACATTACAACACCCGGCGTGAACATCGGCCATTGGAATTATGGACAGCATACGTTTTCCTGGAAAGATGGCCGGATCGTGCTGGAGGATGGCAGTCCGCTGATCTTTTATCATTTCAGCGGATACCGAATCGTCAGCATCAATGAAATCAAACAGATTCATGAAACAACCCGCACAGATCTGCCGTTTGTGCATGAACTGTATCAAGAGACACTGCCGCATATCATTCAGCACATGCAAACGTTAGACCCTGAATTTAACGGTTTTGCTTCAAAAGATGACAACAAATAA
- the yfnE gene encoding putative glycosyltransferase (complex carbohydrate synthase) (Evidence 3: Putative function from multiple computational evidences; Product type e: enzyme) has product MKASVIIPAYNSKERLYNSLLSLNQQECDEEFEVIVADNGSEDGTLSMLESFQADFPLIFTRIKENRGIAYGRNQALRNARGDILIFHDSDMLAAKDLVAKHIKAHENEENLVVCGLFWKRIYSFYYERFEEEHKEQLAKLTGEMPKKDKQKLLEEADIKNGSFLDKSFDLDTDFIDVLKKILDEYGDDLKGYHMPWRFFITNNSSVKRKHVVDLGLFDEGIVRYGFEDYDLGIRLHQAGLTFRLRRDIVSVHQEHPSNCKSVDDIRANIAYMCDKYNNIRSLDVHLAFNGPFPPDMTNRIMADIQKLLESQKYDMLLNLFLELLHVVKERNIDPDWRKKSPRVTAKSFDLQTVRKLLPKAKKKLGVNDFANALYALVNDLLHVDLRSLDVV; this is encoded by the coding sequence GTGAAAGCAAGCGTTATTATTCCTGCATATAATTCGAAGGAGCGTCTTTACAACAGCCTTCTGTCATTAAACCAGCAGGAGTGCGATGAAGAATTTGAAGTCATTGTAGCGGACAATGGCTCTGAGGACGGGACGCTCTCGATGCTTGAGTCATTTCAAGCTGATTTTCCGCTGATCTTTACACGGATTAAAGAAAACAGGGGCATTGCGTACGGACGAAATCAGGCGCTTCGCAATGCCAGAGGAGACATCCTGATTTTCCATGACAGCGATATGCTTGCGGCAAAGGACCTTGTGGCAAAACATATTAAAGCCCATGAGAACGAAGAGAATCTCGTCGTGTGCGGGTTGTTTTGGAAACGGATCTACAGTTTTTACTATGAACGATTTGAAGAAGAACATAAGGAACAGCTCGCAAAGCTCACAGGTGAAATGCCGAAGAAAGACAAACAAAAGCTGCTGGAGGAAGCGGACATCAAAAACGGAAGCTTTCTTGATAAAAGCTTTGACCTCGATACCGACTTTATAGACGTGCTCAAGAAGATTTTAGATGAGTACGGCGATGACTTGAAAGGCTATCATATGCCATGGCGCTTTTTTATCACGAATAATTCCTCTGTGAAACGCAAGCATGTGGTTGACCTCGGTTTATTTGACGAAGGCATTGTGCGGTACGGGTTTGAGGATTATGACCTCGGGATCAGGCTTCATCAGGCCGGATTGACCTTCAGGCTTCGCCGTGATATTGTCAGTGTTCATCAGGAACATCCAAGCAATTGTAAGTCTGTAGACGATATTCGGGCAAACATTGCCTATATGTGCGATAAATACAATAACATCCGCTCCTTAGACGTTCATCTCGCTTTTAATGGGCCGTTCCCGCCTGACATGACGAACAGAATCATGGCTGATATTCAAAAGCTGCTGGAATCACAGAAATATGATATGCTGCTGAATCTGTTTCTTGAGCTTCTGCATGTTGTTAAAGAGCGCAACATTGATCCGGATTGGCGAAAGAAATCCCCAAGGGTGACGGCGAAAAGCTTTGATTTGCAAACTGTCCGCAAGCTTCTGCCTAAGGCGAAGAAAAAGCTAGGCGTGAACGATTTTGCCAACGCACTGTATGCGCTTGTCAACGATTTGCTGCACGTGGATCTTAGATCATTGGATGTGGTATAA
- the yfnD gene encoding putative glycosyltransferase (complex carbohydrate synthase) (Evidence 3: Putative function from multiple computational evidences; Product type e: enzyme), translating into MSTFHFSTIVSRTHIFKLMPMIHSLHEHCDDFHLYVLCVDQKAYELLQHVPWEHVTFVQLHEMEDPELLKAKSNRTFHEYCWTLKPAFLFHVMSKWDDAEYFAHMDTDLFFFSDPARIFAENPTASLYLTDHRNSPRFMSYYDRTGRFNTGFVGAGNTKEAYEAVWQWRQDCIEFCTVEMDTERKTYGDQRYVEKWPEQFKGVHVVKSIGANTALWNIENYKVGQKDGRVYIDETPLIFYHFSGFTLVTEKEFNLCWYYRIEDEATIKMIYMPYILNLKRWIDEIQSAFPDFADGFIPKHAVPDTHFIQLD; encoded by the coding sequence GTGAGTACATTTCATTTTTCAACGATAGTGTCAAGGACACATATCTTTAAGCTCATGCCTATGATTCATTCTCTCCATGAGCATTGCGATGATTTTCATTTATATGTGCTGTGTGTCGACCAGAAAGCGTATGAATTGCTTCAGCACGTTCCATGGGAGCATGTAACCTTTGTGCAGCTGCATGAAATGGAAGACCCGGAGCTGTTGAAAGCGAAAAGCAACAGAACGTTTCATGAATATTGCTGGACGTTAAAGCCCGCCTTTTTGTTTCATGTGATGAGCAAGTGGGATGACGCTGAATACTTTGCCCATATGGATACGGATCTATTTTTCTTTTCTGATCCGGCACGTATTTTTGCAGAAAACCCAACGGCGTCTCTGTATTTGACTGATCATCGTAATTCGCCGCGCTTCATGTCCTACTACGACCGAACCGGACGCTTTAATACAGGCTTTGTCGGCGCCGGTAATACAAAGGAAGCATATGAAGCGGTGTGGCAGTGGAGACAGGACTGTATTGAATTTTGCACGGTCGAAATGGATACGGAACGAAAGACATATGGTGATCAAAGATATGTGGAGAAATGGCCGGAGCAGTTTAAAGGTGTTCATGTTGTCAAATCCATAGGAGCCAATACAGCGCTTTGGAATATCGAAAACTATAAGGTCGGGCAAAAGGACGGCCGCGTGTATATAGATGAAACGCCGCTGATTTTCTATCATTTCTCTGGGTTTACGCTGGTGACAGAAAAAGAGTTTAATCTTTGCTGGTACTACCGGATTGAAGACGAAGCGACAATTAAGATGATTTATATGCCCTATATATTAAATCTGAAAAGATGGATTGATGAAATACAGTCGGCGTTTCCGGACTTTGCGGATGGCTTTATCCCGAAGCACGCAGTGCCTGACACTCATTTTATCCAGCTGGATTAA